Within the Salinibacterium sp. TMP30 genome, the region AATGCTCACGACGTAGCGAACCACGGTGAAAATCTCGGTTTCGATGATTGCTGCGCCAACGAGAAGCACGAGTACAGCGATTATGGCCGCCGGCAGAACAACTCGGCGAGGTCGATCAGGATACGTTGCACTCACTAGACCCAATATACCGGTCGCCGCGATGCGAACGAGCGCTAGACGCCGCCTCCACCGCCACCGCCACCGCCACCGCCGGAAGAACCGCCTCCGCCCGAACCCCCGCTCGAGCTGCTGGACGCGCTGCCCGTGTATGAGCTCGCAATGGTGCCAGAAAAACTCGAAATGCTGGACGCAAAGATCGCAGCGTTAAAGGCGCCAGAACCCGTGTACCAGTCGGGTGAGCGCTCGGTGTAGTACCGACCCAGTTCCTGAGACCATTCTTTCTCCAGCCCAAACAGAACGGCGTAGGGCAAGAGCTTCTCGTAGATTTTGAGCACGTCACGATCACCTGTGGATTCGTTTCGTTCGCGCAGCGCCCCCTCGGGGCTCTGCAACATCCTCAGTCGGTCAGCTTCGGCCAGCCGGATGTACAGCTCAAGCCCCTCAAGGTGATCACGGGCTTCGGCGCCGCGGGCGGTCACCGGCGTACGGAACAGCAACACAAGGGTTGCGACTCCTGAGGCGATTGCGAATCCGATCAGCACAAACGGGACAGCGGATCCATAAGCACCGTCGATCAGAATAATCCCCAAGAGAATTGATACGGCGACACCAATCGCCGAAACAACGATAGGCAGATAGCTGCTTGCCGATACTTTGCGCCGGAACCCCGCAGCAACGAGCCCTGAGTTTTCGCGTTCGACAATCTTGTACAGCCTCCGGCTAAGCTTCTGGTTGGGCTTGGCCAGATCGCGCACTGATCCGTGCTGGAGTGATTTACCAAACAGTGCGCGCAGGATCTCAAGTTCCGCTCCGCTGACGCCCGTCGGGTCGACTAGCTCGAGACGATAGTCGGTGTGCGAGGAGAAGACTCCGCGTGACTCTGACTCGAGAATTCGCAGCTTCCTGTTCACCGCAAAGTCGAGAATCTGCGCAGCAATCGCCTTATTGCGCTTGCCAAGAAGAAGGGCAGCAGTCACTATCGGAATGTCGCGGGGAGCGGCATATTCCGCGATGATTGTTGGTCGCCCCGCGGCATCGGCAAGTTTTGTTCGCCGTGTGCGGAACGCCCACACTAGCGCCGCCAGCGCCCCGAGCGCACCCACAATCTGCAGATAGCCGGAACCGGATGCGAAATAGGAGCTATCGCGAGCAGTAAATGTTCCGGGCTCGAAGCCGAAGACAACAGTGACATTCTGACCCGAACCCAGAGAGCTTTGCGTCGCAACGAACTGATTCGAATCAACAGAGCCTATCTCGCAGACTTCTTGGGACCCCTCGTAGCCCCAATAACAGCGCGGTTCTGCAGTGAGTGCATCCGCAAGCCCCTCCCCCAGGTGAATAGTCGCGGTCACCGTTCCAAAGGGCTGAGCCCACCCGGTGCCGTTCGTGTCCCAGTACCATTCGTCGGCATCGGTATTCGAAAAGTACCGCGTGACGTCTGACTGCTCATAGCTGAAAACGTAGGTCTGAGCCCCACTAACAAACGAGTCCGAGGCACTGGTGACGAGAGTGAAGCCGCCATCGTTCTCGACCTCGAAAGGACGTGGTTCTCCAGTCTCATCGGTCACTGAGATGTTCGACACCTCTACGGGTGCACTCTGGTAATAGTCAGGTATTGCGCGTCGCATCCCTCGGTTTTGATCGGCAGGGAACACCGCAACAAATGTTTCGACCGTGCGGAGCGTTGACCGGCCTGCACTGTCGCGATCGAGGAAGAAGTCAGCGTCGTAGCGGTCGAACTCGAAGTCATCAACTCCGGTCTGCACGATGCCGAGCGAGGAATGTGGGTGCGCACCCGCTGCAGTCGCCGTCGAAGATGCGGGTACCGTGTCGGCTGCTGCCGCGGTCGGCATCGCAATCGCCACAATTCCCAGAACAATTGCGCCAATGAGAATGCCACGGTGTCGCGCGTCTCGCGTGCTGCGAGTCGGCCACAGTTGTGCCACAGTATTCCTTCCCAAGAATCTCGGCCCCCGAGCGGGGGAAATCCATGCTCCGCTCTCGATAGAGTCGACGTATGAAGAGTGCCTTGGCTATCGAACACCTGCAAGAGCTCGTGCGAATCCCCACAGTTTCACGAGAAGCCGTCGATACTACCGAGTGGAACGAGTTCACCCGCTTCGCCTTGGCGCTCCGCAAACTCTATCCGTTGTGCCACAGCCGGCTCGAGCGTGAAACAGTTCTTGACTACTCGTTGGTGTTCCGTTGGCGCGGCCGGGCATCCACCGAACCCTCTGTGCTGCTGGCGCACTATGACGTTGTGGCGGCACCCTCCGAGGGGTGGAAACGCCCGCCCTTTGCTGCCGAGCTAAGCGGAAAAGGTGAAGAACAGCTCATTTGGGGCCGGGGAACCCTCGACAACAAAGGCTCCGTTGTCGCCATCTTTGAAGCGGTTGAATCCCAGTTGGAAGCCGGGCTTGTGCCCGCTCAGGACATTTATTTGTGTTTCGGACACGACGAAGAAACTCACGGCACCGGCGCGTCCGCGATCGTCGATTTACTCGAACAGCGGGGAGTGAAACCTGTCCTCGTGCTTGATGAGGGTGGCGCAATCGTTGACGACGTCTTTGATCAGGTAGAGGCGCCCATGGCCGTTGTTGGCGTCGCCGAAAAAGGTACAGCGTCGCTGCGTCTCATCGTCGATCAGTCGGGCGGCCACGCATCAACACCGCCTCGGATGACTGCTTCGGTCCGACTCGCGCGGGCGATTATTAGACTCAACTCGAGCCCATTCCCCGCACACCTGACCCCGACGGGCTCCGATCTGCTGCGAATTTTGGGCCATCACGTAAAGG harbors:
- a CDS encoding M20/M25/M40 family metallo-hydrolase, whose translation is MKSALAIEHLQELVRIPTVSREAVDTTEWNEFTRFALALRKLYPLCHSRLERETVLDYSLVFRWRGRASTEPSVLLAHYDVVAAPSEGWKRPPFAAELSGKGEEQLIWGRGTLDNKGSVVAIFEAVESQLEAGLVPAQDIYLCFGHDEETHGTGASAIVDLLEQRGVKPVLVLDEGGAIVDDVFDQVEAPMAVVGVAEKGTASLRLIVDQSGGHASTPPRMTASVRLARAIIRLNSSPFPAHLTPTGSDLLRILGHHVKGFTGFLLRNVSWTRPILVPILVRKSDELAAMLRTTQAVTMLEGGHAVNALPERVSAIINVRIAVNSTLEATLKHVTHAINDKRVRIIVESPGEPSPISPTTGLSWELLRSTIEKSFPGTIVTPYVQNGATDSRHFTRISRGVYRFTPFAMAREVRDTLHARNERMLVSSYLDGIDFYRALIASL
- a CDS encoding DUF2207 domain-containing protein, which translates into the protein MAQLWPTRSTRDARHRGILIGAIVLGIVAIAMPTAAAADTVPASSTATAAGAHPHSSLGIVQTGVDDFEFDRYDADFFLDRDSAGRSTLRTVETFVAVFPADQNRGMRRAIPDYYQSAPVEVSNISVTDETGEPRPFEVENDGGFTLVTSASDSFVSGAQTYVFSYEQSDVTRYFSNTDADEWYWDTNGTGWAQPFGTVTATIHLGEGLADALTAEPRCYWGYEGSQEVCEIGSVDSNQFVATQSSLGSGQNVTVVFGFEPGTFTARDSSYFASGSGYLQIVGALGALAALVWAFRTRRTKLADAAGRPTIIAEYAAPRDIPIVTAALLLGKRNKAIAAQILDFAVNRKLRILESESRGVFSSHTDYRLELVDPTGVSGAELEILRALFGKSLQHGSVRDLAKPNQKLSRRLYKIVERENSGLVAAGFRRKVSASSYLPIVVSAIGVAVSILLGIILIDGAYGSAVPFVLIGFAIASGVATLVLLFRTPVTARGAEARDHLEGLELYIRLAEADRLRMLQSPEGALRERNESTGDRDVLKIYEKLLPYAVLFGLEKEWSQELGRYYTERSPDWYTGSGAFNAAIFASSISSFSGTIASSYTGSASSSSSGGSGGGGSSGGGGGGGGGGGV